A single genomic interval of Deinococcus malanensis harbors:
- a CDS encoding phosphotransferase family protein produces MTLALWHRLLPSHPRHEVIRAWPLQGGVSALVTAVELRSPSGQVRTVVVRQYGRIDSTRNPHVARDEFRLLELLRTAGLAVPEPMAFDDTASVVPAHILVTGFVQGTTEIKRPDVPRAVADLAAFLLEVHQRVQRTTATTFLPRKVNLSEWPGTPDDTLSESMIRRVLDPHWPPPLNDPCIVHGDVGPGNLLWRGNQLAAVIDWEDAGISDPLLDVGNARLELLFAFGSEVMDIFTEAYRVRSERDFSALPLWDLYAALRPAGRLHTWGLQPEAEQRMRTRHRSFVEQAHAHFH; encoded by the coding sequence GTGACACTCGCACTCTGGCATCGGCTGCTGCCCAGTCATCCACGCCATGAGGTGATTCGAGCCTGGCCACTTCAGGGCGGCGTATCGGCACTGGTCACCGCTGTGGAACTCCGTTCCCCGAGTGGTCAGGTCAGGACGGTGGTGGTGCGCCAGTACGGCAGGATCGACAGTACGCGCAACCCGCACGTCGCTCGGGACGAATTCAGGCTGCTGGAGCTGCTTCGTACAGCAGGACTCGCTGTGCCTGAACCTATGGCCTTCGACGACACAGCAAGCGTCGTGCCGGCTCACATCCTCGTCACCGGGTTTGTTCAGGGAACGACCGAGATCAAGCGGCCAGATGTTCCGCGGGCTGTCGCCGACCTCGCGGCGTTTCTCCTTGAGGTGCATCAGCGTGTTCAGCGAACGACTGCCACGACCTTTCTTCCCAGGAAGGTGAACCTGTCTGAGTGGCCGGGTACGCCTGACGACACACTCTCGGAATCGATGATCCGCCGAGTCCTTGACCCACACTGGCCGCCTCCGCTGAATGATCCGTGCATCGTGCATGGAGACGTGGGGCCAGGAAATCTCCTCTGGCGCGGGAACCAGTTGGCTGCGGTGATCGATTGGGAAGACGCCGGGATCAGTGATCCTCTTCTGGACGTGGGAAACGCGCGCCTCGAACTGCTGTTCGCGTTCGGAAGTGAAGTCATGGACATCTTCACTGAGGCGTACCGAGTCCGTTCAGAGCGCGACTTCAGCGCGTTACCGCTCTGGGACCTGTACGCGGCGTTACGGCCTGCGGGACGCCTGCACACGTGGGGCTTGCAGCCTGAGGCCGAACAGCGAATGCGGACGCGTCACCGCTCGTTCGTCGAGCAGGCACACGCCCATTTTCACTGA
- a CDS encoding GNAT family N-acetyltransferase — MTVPELLDVPAVITTERLILRCPAPGDGQAWSEAVQASLPELRPWMEWAHQTPLDAQKYEVAARRAQADFLQRRDLVFLITDRHSGAVLGSCGIHRIHWALPKGDIGYFLDSRHVGRGLVTEAVAALTALALGPLAFQRIEIRCDVRNERSSAVARRLGYALEGTLRHDRRWADDPARLSDTLLFAQVRRDSFCI, encoded by the coding sequence ATGACTGTCCCGGAACTTCTTGACGTTCCTGCCGTTATCACGACCGAGAGGTTAATTCTCCGTTGCCCGGCGCCAGGAGACGGACAGGCGTGGTCGGAGGCAGTTCAGGCTTCGCTTCCTGAGTTGCGGCCATGGATGGAGTGGGCCCACCAGACGCCACTTGACGCTCAGAAGTACGAGGTGGCAGCGCGTCGTGCCCAGGCAGACTTCCTGCAGCGCAGGGACCTGGTCTTTCTGATCACCGACCGTCACTCTGGCGCTGTGCTGGGCTCCTGTGGGATTCACCGCATTCACTGGGCACTTCCAAAAGGCGACATAGGCTATTTTCTCGACTCACGTCATGTCGGGCGCGGTCTAGTCACTGAGGCTGTGGCCGCGCTCACGGCACTGGCCCTGGGGCCCCTGGCCTTCCAGCGGATCGAGATCCGCTGCGATGTCCGCAATGAACGGAGCAGTGCAGTGGCCCGCCGGCTCGGTTATGCCCTGGAGGGCACGCTCCGACATGACCGGCGATGGGCAGATGACCCAGCACGGCTTTCCGACACGCTGCTGTTCGCCCAGGTCAGGCGCGACTCATTCTGTATCTGA
- a CDS encoding multicopper oxidase domain-containing protein, whose protein sequence is MAGNAQSRAQLIDAFLAAPTGTVPVTQFTGETREVTLEVRDIEAEIAPGVKVRQWAFGLPGKPASVPGPELRFKVGDLVRITLSNTSARAHSIHLHGITSLAQSMDGVPHASLAVLPGEKYTYTFVATEAGTHMYHCHVETNLHLDMGMYGTLIVEPRDGQRVWKQDHVLMLDEWDSRQDPDQLPHRATPNYFLANGKSYPLIPDLKIPQGEVHLIRLLNIGGAVHSMHLHGTHFLVVAKDGQDLPHPYKADTILLGPGERYDLLVKGRDGSFPLHDHIPQHGTNDGVDPGGMHLMVVGGPELRADGTPVPGPAPHHHHATVSRPDVPAASGTVEVAMTGFVFKGSPVRVKAGTKVVWVNNDIAAHTVTIDGPERGSSLPLRKGGRFATTFRTPGTYRVGCVQHPFMTAVIIVEP, encoded by the coding sequence GTGGCAGGGAACGCTCAGTCCCGCGCGCAGCTGATTGATGCCTTTCTGGCTGCGCCTACCGGAACTGTGCCTGTGACGCAGTTCACTGGGGAGACCCGGGAGGTCACGCTGGAAGTTCGCGACATCGAAGCGGAGATCGCGCCTGGAGTCAAGGTCAGGCAGTGGGCTTTCGGACTGCCAGGGAAGCCGGCCAGCGTGCCCGGCCCCGAACTGCGCTTCAAAGTCGGAGACCTCGTAAGAATCACCCTGAGCAACACCAGTGCCAGGGCACATAGCATTCATCTGCACGGCATCACCAGCCTGGCCCAGAGCATGGACGGCGTACCACATGCCAGCCTCGCGGTTCTGCCGGGTGAAAAGTACACCTACACTTTTGTCGCTACTGAGGCTGGCACCCACATGTACCACTGCCACGTGGAAACCAACCTTCACCTCGATATGGGCATGTACGGGACACTGATCGTGGAGCCCAGAGATGGGCAGAGGGTGTGGAAGCAGGACCACGTGTTGATGCTCGACGAATGGGACAGCCGACAAGATCCGGATCAGCTGCCCCACCGGGCTACGCCGAATTATTTCCTGGCCAACGGCAAGTCGTATCCTCTAATTCCAGACCTGAAGATCCCTCAGGGCGAAGTGCACCTGATTCGGTTACTGAACATCGGCGGCGCGGTGCACAGCATGCACCTTCACGGGACCCACTTCCTGGTTGTGGCCAAGGATGGACAGGACCTGCCCCACCCGTACAAAGCAGACACGATCCTGCTGGGTCCTGGAGAACGTTACGACCTGCTGGTCAAGGGCCGCGACGGCTCGTTTCCACTTCACGACCACATTCCTCAGCATGGCACGAACGACGGGGTAGACCCAGGAGGCATGCACCTGATGGTCGTGGGGGGACCGGAACTGCGGGCCGATGGCACGCCCGTTCCCGGTCCAGCCCCCCATCACCACCACGCCACGGTTTCCAGGCCTGACGTGCCGGCAGCGAGCGGGACGGTCGAGGTGGCCATGACCGGATTTGTGTTTAAGGGATCGCCAGTTCGCGTGAAGGCGGGTACCAAAGTGGTGTGGGTCAATAACGATATCGCGGCCCACACCGTTACGATTGACGGACCTGAGCGGGGGTCATCGCTCCCACTGCGGAAAGGAGGCCGGTTCGCCACGACCTTCAGAACCCCAGGCACCTATCGCGTGGGGTGCGTGCAGCACCCTTTCATGACCGCTGTCATCATTGTGGAACCGTGA